The Anomaloglossus baeobatrachus isolate aAnoBae1 chromosome 5, aAnoBae1.hap1, whole genome shotgun sequence genome includes the window tgatgccaccactagggggagctcactgcgtaGGGATGGAGAGAAAtggtgccaccactagggggagctcactgcgtaGGGATGGAGAGAAAtggtgccaccactaggggggagctcactgCGTAGGGATGGAGAGAAAAGatgccactactagggggagctcactgcttaGGGATGGAGAGAAAtgatgccaccactagggggagctcactgcgtaGGGATGGAGAGAAAtggtgccaccactagggggagctcactgcgtaGGATGGAGAGAAATgattccaccactagggggagctcactgcctaGGGATGGAGAGAAAtggtgccaccactagggggagctcactgcatagggaTGGAGAGAAAtgatgccaccactagggggagctcactgcgtaCGGATGGAGAGAAAtggtgccaccactagggggagctcactgcgtaCGGATGGAGAGAAAtggtgccaccactagggggagctcactgcatagggaTGGAGAGaaatgccaccactagggggagctcactgcgtaGGGATGGAGAGAAAtgatgccaccactagggggagctcactgcgtaGGGATGGAGAGAAAtggtgccaccactagggggagctcactgcgtaGGGATGGAGAGAAAtggtgccaccactagggggagctcactgcgtaGGGATGGAGAGAAAagatgccaccactagggggagctcactgcttaGGGATGGAGAGAAAtgatgccaccactagggggagctcactgcgtaGGGATGGAGAGAAAtggtgccaccactagggggagctcactgcgtaGGGATGGAGAGAAAtgatgccaccactagggggagctcactgcgtaGGGATGGAAAGAAAagatgccaccactagggggagctcactgcgtaGGGATGGAGAGAAAtgatgccaccactagggggagctcactgtgtaGGGATGGAGAGACATGGTGCAGCCACTATGGGGAGCTCACTGCGTAGGGAAGGAGAGAAAttatgccaccactagggggaagctCACTGTAGGGATGGAGAGAAATGATGCCGCCACTAGGGTTTGCTCACTGCGTAGGGATGGAGAGAAATgattccaccactagggggagctcactgcgtaGGATGGAGAGAAATgattccaccactagggggagctcactgcctaGGGATGGAGAGAAAtggtgccaccactagggggagctcactgcatagggaTGGAGAGAAAttatgccaccactagggggagctcactgcgtaCGGATGGAGAGAAAtggtgccaccactagggggagctcactgcatagggaTGGAGAGaaatgccaccactagggggagctcactgcgtaGGGATGGAGAGAAAtgatgccaccactagggggagctcactgcgtaGGGATGGAGAGAAAtggtgccaccactagggggagctcactgcgtaGGGATGGAGAGAAAtggtgccaccactagggggagctcactgcgtaGGGATGGAGAGAAAagatgccaccactagggggagctcactgcttaGGGATGGAGAGAAAtgatgccaccactagggggagctcactgcgtaGGGATGGAGAGAAAtggtgccaccactagggggagctcactgcgtaGGGATGGAGAGAAAtgatgccaccactagggggagctcactgcgtaGGGATGGAGAGAAAagatgccaccactagggggagctcactgcgtaGGGATGGAGAGAAAtgatgccaccactagggggagctcactgtgtaGGGATGGAGAGACATGGTGCAGCCACTATGGGGAGCTCACTGCGTAGGGAAGGAGAGAAAtgatgccaccactagggggaagctCACTGTAGGGATGGAGAGAAATGATGCCGCCACTAGGGTTTGCTCACTGCGTAGGGATGGAGAGAAAtggtgccaccactagggggagctcactgcgtaGGATGGAGAGAAAtgatgccaccactagggggagctcactgcctaGGGATGGAGAGAAatggtgccaccactaggaggagctaggATGGTGAGAAAtgatgccaccactagggggagctcactgcgtaGGGATGGAGAGAAAtggtgccaccactagggggagctcactgcatagggaTGGAGAGAAAtggtgccaccactagggggagctcactgcatagggaTGGAGAGAAAtgatgccaccactagggggagctcactgcgtaGGGATGGAGAGAAAtggtgccaccactagggggagctcactgcgtaGGGATGGAGAGAAAtgatgccaccactagggggagctcactgcgtaGGGATGGAGAGAAAagatgccaccactagggggagctcactgcgtaGGGATGGAGAGAAAtgatgccaccactagggggagctcactgtgtaGGGATGGAGAGAAAtgatgccaccactagggggagctcactgcgtaGGGATGGAGAGAAAtgatgccaccactagggggagctcactgcgtaGGGATGGAGAGAAAtgatgccaccactagggggagctcactgtgtaGGGATGGAGAGAAATGgtgccgccactagggggagctcactgtgtaGGGATGGAGAGAAAtgatgccaccactagggggagttcgctGTGTAGGGAAGGAGAGAAATGaggccgccactagggggagctcactgtataaatATGTAGAAATGGTGCCACAGGTATGAAGCCCTGATAATTTTAGTAGTGCCCCCTGCTGGATGCCAGGAATGTGAATGATGTAATGTCCTCCGCAGGCACACCATGTCTGCCGTGTCCGCCTGTAACATCTCTGATGTGATTCCGGAGGCGCTCACCTGCTCTGTGATCGGGATTGACGAGGGCCAGTTTGTAAGTATCTCCGTGACCTCTAGGACGTGGTGTCTGTACGAGCGGGCGGAGGAGTGACctcattgtttttatttttgtagtTTTCTGGTGTTGTTGAGTTCTGTGAAAACATGGCCAATATGGGGAAGACGGTGATAGTAGCTGCGCTGGACGGCACGTTCCAGAGAAAGGTGGGTAACATGGAAGCTGACTAAATCTGCCATCCATCAGAATAATGTTACTGGTTGTAGAGAGGGGGTGATATATAGCGGGAATAATGTCTTTTGAGTTATGACTTCACACACAAAACTGAGTGTTTCCCTATTTCTCCGATTCTGACTATTGATGTGACAGTTATGGTGCCACCTAGTGGGTGATAGTAGGTACTGTGATGGGCAGAGCTCCCTGAAGGGAGAGTAATGTCAGACAGTGGTCACATGTACAGCAGGGGTCTTAAACTTGGCTGGGTGTTTGGGCTGCACATAATTTGGGGGGCAGCAttcttcaggacaaagtgacatttttattggtgttatattatttatttaatatatatatttcatttatttttttctatatattttttggaGCACTGTTCTTACACATTTGTTATGATAaacagaaaaatgttttttttttaatttatttttttttacattttgtcccctttttgtaaTTAGTACAGTTTTacgattagcaccatatagtaattttggccaacatcttttattaATGTCCCCAATCCAACTTCCCtttttgttgtaatgtgcccatccttgttctctTCTAgcagtaatgtcccctttactggacCTCCTTCTTGTAGCTCTTCTTGTCCCATCCTGGCACCCTattgtgccattttgcacacacaaCTTGCCCTGTGCAGCCTCTGCGGGCAACACACACAgaccaaaacattcttctcacctatcctccgttccctcggcgtCCTCTTTCCTGCTTCATGCAGCCTGCGGGCACGTGGACCCCTGGTAACGATCACTGCCACTGTCAGCGCTTcgtctgaaattcagatgaacttTTGCTGGTGCTTCAGTCAAGTTCTTTACAAAACTAGTCCAatagcagccactggccaatcagaggcaagcagctgagggcagatgcttgcctctgattggctggcagctgccattgagttgtgcagagagagcttgactctgcacagCTCTAACAGCTACGACACCGTCCGCAATCGTTACCAGTCCGCGGGCCGTAAGAAGTAGCCTGAGTGGCCGTGtgttttgagacccctgatctacagTGTGACTGAAGCTGGTTCATTTGGGTATAATTTGAGCGCCCCCTGCTAGTGCAGTTGGTGACTTCTCGTCTTGTTTGTGTCAGGCTTTTGGGGAGATCCTCAACTTGGTGCCGTTAGCGGAGAGCGTGGTGAAGCTGAACGCTGTCTGCATGGAGTGTTACCGGGAGGCATCATACACCAAGCGGCTGGGGGCTGAGAAGGAGGTAACGATGCCTGTGTCATACCCGCGTACTTAACTCTTATGCCTGCAAAATACATTTTGAAATATGTTCTGTTAAAATATTGTACATTTTGGAAAGGCGGGTCCTGCCGGCCCTCCCTCTCTCACGCTGCACTACCCTTTCTTTCCTGTAGGTGGAGGTGATCGGAGGAGCAGATAAGTACCAAGCCGTGTGTC containing:
- the TK1 gene encoding thymidine kinase, cytosolic; translated protein: MNCLNVAEIMPSSPSKMRGQIQVIFGPMFSGKSTELMRRVRRFQIAQYKCMVIKYAKDTRYSKEQLATHDRHTMSAVSACNISDVIPEALTCSVIGIDEGQFFSGVVEFCENMANMGKTVIVAALDGTFQRKAFGEILNLVPLAESVVKLNAVCMECYREASYTKRLGAEKEVEVIGGADKYQAVCRPCHIRNQLPEGKENPHLSLKDKASGVISSKMTPRKPLSQLQHS